One Streptomyces sp. NBC_01237 genomic region harbors:
- a CDS encoding nuclear transport factor 2 family protein, with amino-acid sequence MTVQLTDPAIAAFVAAINSGDKKAFFTALTENATMSDDGTDRDLDAWTEKEIFSANGHLDVESLSDDGLSLTAVYTNSTWGSMRTRWSFTVTDGKVSHFETGRA; translated from the coding sequence ATGACTGTGCAGCTCACGGACCCCGCCATAGCCGCCTTCGTCGCGGCGATCAACTCCGGTGACAAGAAGGCGTTCTTCACCGCCCTGACCGAGAACGCCACCATGTCCGACGACGGCACCGACCGCGACCTGGACGCCTGGACGGAGAAGGAGATCTTCTCCGCGAACGGCCACCTGGACGTCGAGAGCCTGTCGGACGACGGGCTTTCCCTGACCGCCGTCTACACCAATTCCACCTGGGGAAGCATGCGGACCCGGTGGAGCTTCACCGTCACCGACGGCAAGGTGAGCCACTTCGAAACGGGCCGGGCCTGA
- a CDS encoding ferredoxin, with amino-acid sequence MKVTLEQDKCVASGQCVMAAPDVFDQREEDGIAVLLDDTPSTADAPDVRHAAAVCPALAIHVEE; translated from the coding sequence GTGAAAGTCACCCTCGAACAGGACAAGTGCGTCGCCTCGGGCCAGTGCGTCATGGCGGCCCCCGACGTCTTCGACCAGCGCGAGGAGGACGGCATCGCCGTACTCCTGGATGACACCCCCTCCACGGCGGACGCCCCCGACGTCCGCCACGCGGCCGCCGTCTGCCCGGCGCTGGCCATCCACGTGGAGGAGTAG
- a CDS encoding cytochrome P450 yields the protein MAQTPTSAGQHAAEIPEFPMPRAAGCPFDPPPALREQQEAGPLTKVRLWDGSTPWLVTRYTEQRALMADPRVSADITRPGYPSPAAGRTNSIGFILMDDPEHARLRRMVTAPFTIKRVEALRPRVQQIVDDLIDGLLDGPRPVDLVETFALPVPSLVICELLGVPYADHDFFQDNSRTIINRHSTMEERGAALGRLTDYLDGLMSRKRECPAQDLLSGLAERVNKGELSQSEAARTGVLLLIAGHETTANMIALGTLALLQHPEQLAALRETRDPKLVAGAVEELLRYLHITHSGRRRVALEDIAVAGQLVRAGDGLVIPNDIGNRDPNAFTDPDHLDIHRDARHHVAFGFGVHQCLGQPLARMELQVVYGTLYRRIPALRLAAELNDIPFKHDGSVYGVYELPVTW from the coding sequence ATGGCTCAGACTCCGACCTCGGCCGGGCAGCACGCGGCCGAGATCCCCGAATTCCCGATGCCCCGCGCCGCCGGATGCCCGTTCGACCCGCCACCGGCCCTGCGGGAACAGCAGGAGGCCGGGCCCCTCACCAAGGTCCGGCTCTGGGACGGCAGCACACCGTGGCTGGTGACCCGGTACACCGAGCAGCGGGCGCTCATGGCCGACCCCCGGGTGAGCGCCGACATCACCCGGCCCGGCTACCCGAGCCCGGCGGCCGGCAGGACCAACAGCATCGGCTTCATCCTGATGGACGACCCGGAACACGCCCGCCTGCGCCGCATGGTCACCGCCCCCTTCACGATCAAACGGGTCGAGGCCCTCCGCCCGAGGGTGCAGCAGATCGTGGACGACCTCATCGACGGCCTGCTCGACGGCCCCCGTCCGGTGGACCTGGTCGAGACGTTCGCCCTGCCGGTCCCCTCCCTCGTCATCTGCGAACTGCTCGGAGTGCCGTACGCGGACCACGACTTCTTCCAGGACAACAGCAGGACGATCATCAATCGCCACTCGACCATGGAAGAGCGCGGCGCCGCTCTGGGACGGCTGACCGACTACCTCGACGGTCTGATGTCACGGAAGCGGGAATGCCCCGCACAGGACCTGCTCTCCGGCCTCGCCGAGCGCGTCAACAAGGGCGAACTGTCCCAGTCGGAAGCCGCGCGCACCGGGGTGCTGCTGCTCATCGCCGGTCACGAGACCACGGCGAACATGATCGCGCTCGGCACGCTCGCCCTGCTCCAGCACCCCGAGCAACTGGCCGCGCTGCGTGAGACGCGGGACCCGAAGCTCGTGGCCGGAGCGGTCGAGGAACTGCTGCGCTACCTGCACATCACCCACAGCGGACGACGCCGGGTGGCATTGGAGGACATCGCGGTCGCCGGGCAGCTCGTCAGGGCCGGCGACGGGCTGGTCATCCCCAACGACATCGGCAACCGCGACCCAAACGCCTTCACCGACCCCGACCACCTGGACATCCACCGCGACGCCCGCCACCACGTGGCGTTCGGCTTCGGCGTCCACCAGTGCCTGGGCCAGCCGCTGGCCCGGATGGAACTCCAGGTCGTCTACGGCACCCTCTACCGGCGCATCCCCGCCCTGCGGCTCGCGGCGGAACTGAACGACATCCCGTTCAAGCACGACGGCTCTGTGTACGGCGTGTACGAACTCCCTGTCACCTGGTGA
- a CDS encoding NAD(P)/FAD-dependent oxidoreductase, translated as MKAPGSVLVVGASAAGLTTAETLRRLGYPGELTVVGAERHPPYDRPPLSKQVLSGHWEPERATLPRPRESQARLEAEIILGSPAVALDTATRSVRTAAGRTLRADAVVIATGLSPLLLPGRADLAGAHVLRTLDDALALRAELTPGTRLVVVGDGVLGTEIAATASAMGVNVTLVGPQPAPMTAQLGPLVAEKPARLHTHHGVRLLPGTGVRGLRAAGGRVTGVLLGSGETLSAEVAVVAIGATPNTAWLAGSGLRVDNGLVCDSRCRAADGIYAAGDVARRHHDALGTLQRLENRTNATEQAMAVARTILGDDRPYRPIPYVWTDQFTTRIQVYGAPSADAELTVTDGDMTEDRFVALYHRGGAVIGVLGWNMPKQARLRRQRLVDAHAASTAP; from the coding sequence ATGAAGGCTCCCGGCAGTGTCTTGGTGGTCGGCGCCTCCGCGGCGGGACTCACCACGGCGGAAACGCTGCGCCGCCTCGGCTACCCGGGCGAGCTCACCGTCGTCGGAGCCGAGCGGCACCCGCCCTACGACCGGCCTCCGCTCTCCAAGCAGGTGCTGTCCGGCCACTGGGAACCCGAACGCGCCACCCTGCCGCGCCCCAGGGAGTCGCAGGCGCGACTGGAGGCCGAGATCATCCTCGGCTCCCCCGCCGTCGCACTGGACACCGCGACCAGGTCGGTCCGCACGGCTGCCGGGCGGACACTGCGTGCGGATGCCGTCGTCATCGCCACCGGCCTGAGCCCCCTGCTCCTTCCCGGCCGGGCGGACCTGGCGGGGGCGCACGTGCTGCGCACCCTCGACGACGCGCTCGCCCTGCGCGCCGAGCTGACGCCCGGCACACGTCTCGTCGTCGTCGGTGATGGCGTGCTCGGCACCGAAATCGCCGCCACGGCAAGCGCCATGGGAGTGAACGTCACGCTGGTGGGCCCCCAACCTGCCCCGATGACCGCTCAGTTGGGGCCACTCGTAGCCGAGAAGCCGGCCCGCCTCCACACCCACCACGGTGTACGTCTGTTGCCCGGCACCGGGGTACGCGGCCTGAGAGCCGCCGGGGGACGCGTCACCGGGGTCCTTCTCGGCTCCGGCGAGACCCTGTCGGCCGAGGTGGCCGTGGTGGCCATCGGCGCGACACCCAACACCGCGTGGCTGGCCGGCAGCGGCCTCCGCGTCGACAACGGCCTGGTGTGCGACTCCCGGTGCCGGGCCGCCGACGGCATCTACGCGGCCGGTGACGTGGCGCGCCGGCACCACGACGCGCTCGGCACGCTCCAGCGCCTGGAGAACCGCACCAACGCCACCGAGCAGGCCATGGCCGTCGCCCGCACCATCCTCGGCGACGACCGGCCCTACCGCCCGATCCCCTACGTCTGGACCGACCAGTTCACCACCAGGATCCAGGTGTACGGAGCACCCTCCGCCGACGCCGAACTCACCGTCACCGACGGCGACATGACCGAGGACCGCTTCGTCGCGCTCTACCACCGGGGCGGGGCCGTCATCGGCGTACTCGGCTGGAACATGCCCAAACAGGCGCGACTACGACGACAGCGCCTCGTGGACGCGCACGCCGCCTCCACGGCACCGTAA
- a CDS encoding TetR/AcrR family transcriptional regulator: MTGRTARSQRADGTKEAILDVAERLFAEHGVFAVSNRQISEAAGQGNNAAVGYHFGTKTDLLRAIVRRHSEPMDALRRRMLDETGDSTDVRDWVACLVCPGTEHLTELPYPTWYARFGAQLMTDPVLREVMVDETFGPSIQRTLDGLNRCLPDLPLPVRIERGDMARNLLVHMLAERERALADGTHTARPTWHAYATGLIDAITAIWLAPVTPDR; encoded by the coding sequence ATGACCGGCAGAACCGCCCGTTCCCAACGGGCCGACGGAACCAAGGAAGCGATCCTCGACGTGGCCGAGAGGCTCTTCGCCGAGCATGGTGTGTTCGCCGTGTCGAACCGCCAGATCAGCGAAGCCGCCGGGCAGGGCAACAACGCCGCCGTCGGCTACCACTTCGGCACCAAGACCGACCTCCTGCGGGCGATCGTCCGCAGGCACAGCGAGCCGATGGACGCGCTGCGCCGGCGCATGCTCGACGAGACCGGGGACTCCACCGACGTACGGGACTGGGTGGCCTGTCTGGTGTGCCCGGGTACCGAGCATCTGACGGAGCTCCCCTACCCGACCTGGTACGCACGGTTCGGCGCGCAGCTGATGACCGATCCGGTGCTGCGAGAGGTGATGGTCGACGAGACGTTCGGACCGTCGATCCAGCGAACCCTGGACGGACTCAACCGGTGCCTGCCCGACCTGCCGCTCCCGGTGCGGATCGAGCGCGGCGACATGGCCCGCAACCTGTTGGTGCACATGCTCGCCGAACGTGAGCGCGCTCTCGCCGACGGCACCCACACCGCCCGCCCCACCTGGCACGCGTACGCCACCGGCCTCATCGACGCGATCACCGCGATCTGGCTCGCCCCGGTGACACCCGACCGCTGA
- a CDS encoding MFS transporter — protein sequence MVAVLALAGVVVALMQTIVIPLVPELPRLLHASAADTTWAITATLLAGAVATPVMGRLGDMYGKRRMLLVSLGLLVAGSVVGALSDTLVPMIVGRALQGLAAGVIPLGISIMRDELPAHRLGSATALMSASLGIGGALGLPAAAFLAQHIDWHVLFWGAAGFGAVAAVLVLVLIPESPVRSGGRFDVVGAAGLSFALVSLLLAISKGGTWGWTSAPTVGLTAASLVVLVLWVRWERRVSQPLVDLRTATRRQVLLTNVASAVFGFAMFAMSLVLPQVLQLPEATGYGLGTSMVTVGLVLGPSGLIMMVMAPVSAHITRTRGPKVTLMAGAVVVAAGYGLSIGLMSEIWQLVLVSTVIGAGIGLAYGAMPALIMGAVPVSETAAANSFNTLMRAVGTSVASAVAGVVLAQMTTPFGPVSVPSENGFRTVMIIGAGAALVALAFASFLPGKRPAQAPDGQHAPQADPAEAPAKG from the coding sequence CTGGTGGCCGTCCTCGCCCTGGCCGGCGTCGTCGTCGCGCTGATGCAGACGATCGTGATCCCTCTGGTGCCCGAACTGCCCCGGCTGCTGCACGCGTCGGCGGCCGACACGACCTGGGCGATCACCGCCACGCTGCTCGCCGGAGCGGTCGCCACGCCGGTCATGGGGCGGCTCGGAGACATGTACGGCAAGCGCCGGATGCTGCTGGTCAGTCTCGGTCTGCTGGTGGCCGGTTCGGTCGTCGGCGCCCTCAGCGACACGCTGGTCCCGATGATCGTCGGACGGGCCCTCCAGGGCCTGGCCGCCGGTGTCATCCCGCTGGGCATCAGCATCATGCGCGACGAGCTGCCCGCCCATCGGCTCGGCTCCGCGACCGCGCTGATGAGCGCCTCGCTGGGCATCGGTGGCGCACTCGGACTGCCGGCCGCGGCCTTCCTGGCCCAGCACATCGACTGGCACGTGCTGTTCTGGGGCGCGGCGGGCTTCGGCGCGGTCGCCGCCGTTCTCGTGCTGGTGCTGATACCGGAATCGCCGGTCCGCTCCGGCGGTCGCTTCGACGTGGTGGGAGCGGCAGGACTCTCGTTCGCCCTGGTGTCCCTTCTCCTCGCGATATCCAAGGGGGGTACGTGGGGGTGGACCAGCGCGCCCACGGTCGGCCTGACAGCCGCCTCCCTGGTGGTCCTGGTGCTGTGGGTCCGGTGGGAGCGGCGCGTGTCCCAGCCGTTGGTCGACCTGCGGACGGCCACCCGTCGGCAGGTGCTCCTCACCAACGTGGCCTCCGCCGTCTTCGGGTTCGCCATGTTCGCGATGTCGCTCGTGCTGCCCCAGGTGCTGCAGTTGCCGGAGGCCACCGGCTACGGACTCGGTACGTCGATGGTGACCGTGGGCCTGGTCCTCGGCCCCTCCGGCCTGATCATGATGGTCATGGCGCCCGTGTCCGCGCACATCACCCGCACCAGGGGGCCGAAGGTGACACTGATGGCCGGTGCGGTGGTGGTCGCGGCCGGGTACGGCCTGAGCATCGGGCTGATGTCGGAGATCTGGCAGCTCGTGCTGGTCTCCACCGTCATCGGGGCCGGGATCGGACTCGCCTACGGGGCGATGCCCGCGCTGATCATGGGCGCCGTGCCCGTGTCCGAGACGGCCGCGGCCAACAGCTTCAACACCCTCATGCGGGCCGTCGGCACCTCGGTGGCCAGCGCGGTGGCCGGGGTGGTCCTCGCGCAGATGACCACCCCGTTCGGGCCCGTCTCCGTACCGTCGGAGAACGGCTTCCGCACGGTCATGATCATCGGCGCCGGCGCGGCTCTCGTCGCGCTGGCCTTCGCGTCCTTCCTTCCCGGTAAGCGCCCTGCCCAGGCACCGGACGGGCAGCACGCGCCGCAGGCCGACCCGGCGGAGGCACCCGCGAAGGGCTGA
- a CDS encoding APC family permease gives MGRPSTAGHGPSKEEPPDTGAPKPAAGDRHRLTALQGLSALSLDAMASVAYGPESIVLVLAAAGAYGMGFTLPVTLAIAALLAVLVASYRQVIAAFPDGGGSYAVARKHLGRRTGLVAAASLILDYVLNVAVSVTAGVAALTSAFPQLYGERVWICLAVLVLVTAVNLRGVVDSAKAFLVPTALFVGSILTMIAVGLFRDGPVSTASADGHASALGEGATAVGALLLLKAFAAGCSALTGVEAVANAVPSFRAPAARRAQRTEVALGALLGVMLIGLSVLIGRFHLQPVEGVTVLAQLADASFGHNIAFYVVQFATMVLLALAANTSFGGLPVLMSLLARDNHLPHVFALKADRQVHRHGVLALAAVSAALLVFSGGDTNTLVPLFAIGVFVGFTICQVGMVRHWYGQRPARWRAKAALNALGALLTGVSAVVVTATKFTEGAWLIVLALPLLVLGFERIHRSYARIGARLELGRIPQPPRQEHSVVVVPVSGLSKLTCRALSAARSLGEEVLAVTVTHPAPEDRKAAEALRRDWELWNPGVELIEIAAPTRSLGRPVSAYVGELARSHPGAQVTVLIPETEPARLWERLLQNQRGAVVAHAVRRDTDAVICRLRFRVTP, from the coding sequence ATGGGTAGACCGAGCACGGCAGGGCACGGCCCGAGCAAGGAGGAACCTCCCGATACCGGCGCACCGAAGCCCGCGGCCGGGGACCGGCACCGGCTGACCGCCCTCCAGGGCCTCTCCGCCCTGTCCCTCGACGCGATGGCGTCCGTGGCGTACGGGCCCGAGTCGATCGTGCTCGTCCTGGCCGCTGCCGGGGCGTACGGCATGGGCTTCACGCTTCCCGTCACGCTCGCGATCGCCGCCCTGCTCGCCGTACTCGTTGCCTCCTACCGGCAGGTCATCGCCGCGTTCCCGGACGGTGGCGGCTCCTACGCCGTCGCCAGGAAGCACCTCGGCCGACGCACCGGCCTGGTCGCCGCCGCCTCCCTGATCCTCGACTACGTCCTGAACGTCGCCGTGTCGGTCACGGCGGGCGTCGCCGCCCTGACCTCGGCCTTCCCCCAGCTGTACGGGGAGCGGGTCTGGATCTGCCTGGCCGTCCTGGTGCTCGTCACCGCCGTGAACCTGCGGGGCGTCGTGGACTCGGCCAAGGCGTTCCTCGTGCCGACCGCCCTCTTCGTCGGCTCGATCCTCACGATGATCGCGGTGGGGCTCTTCCGGGACGGACCGGTGAGCACCGCCTCCGCCGACGGCCATGCCTCAGCGCTGGGCGAAGGGGCCACGGCCGTAGGAGCGTTGCTGCTCCTGAAGGCGTTCGCGGCCGGCTGCTCGGCGCTGACCGGCGTCGAGGCGGTGGCCAACGCCGTGCCGTCCTTCCGGGCCCCGGCCGCCCGCCGCGCTCAGCGCACCGAGGTGGCGCTCGGCGCGCTCCTCGGGGTGATGCTGATCGGGCTCTCGGTGCTGATCGGACGCTTCCATCTCCAGCCGGTCGAGGGCGTGACGGTACTCGCCCAGCTCGCGGACGCGTCCTTCGGACACAACATCGCGTTCTACGTCGTCCAGTTCGCCACCATGGTGCTGCTGGCGCTGGCCGCGAACACCTCCTTCGGCGGGCTGCCCGTCCTGATGAGCCTGCTGGCCAGGGACAACCACCTGCCGCACGTCTTCGCCCTCAAGGCCGACCGTCAGGTGCACCGGCACGGGGTCCTCGCCCTGGCGGCCGTCTCCGCCGCCCTGCTGGTCTTCTCCGGCGGTGACACCAACACCCTCGTACCGCTCTTCGCGATCGGTGTGTTCGTCGGCTTCACGATCTGCCAGGTCGGGATGGTCCGGCACTGGTACGGGCAACGTCCCGCACGTTGGCGGGCCAAGGCCGCCCTCAACGCCCTGGGCGCCCTGCTCACCGGGGTCTCGGCGGTCGTCGTCACCGCCACCAAGTTCACCGAGGGCGCCTGGCTGATCGTCCTCGCCCTGCCGCTGCTGGTCCTCGGCTTCGAGCGGATCCACCGCAGTTACGCCCGGATCGGTGCCCGCCTGGAACTGGGCCGCATCCCGCAGCCGCCGCGACAGGAGCACTCGGTCGTCGTCGTGCCCGTCTCCGGACTGTCGAAGCTGACCTGCCGTGCCCTGTCCGCCGCCCGCTCCCTCGGCGAGGAGGTCCTCGCCGTCACGGTCACCCACCCCGCCCCGGAGGACCGGAAGGCGGCCGAAGCGCTGCGCCGCGACTGGGAGTTGTGGAACCCGGGCGTCGAGCTGATCGAGATCGCGGCACCCACCCGCTCGCTCGGGCGCCCGGTGTCCGCGTATGTGGGAGAGCTCGCCCGCTCGCATCCCGGCGCCCAGGTGACCGTCCTCATTCCCGAGACCGAACCGGCCAGGCTCTGGGAGCGGCTGCTGCAGAACCAGCGCGGCGCCGTCGTCGCCCATGCCGTACGCCGCGACACCGACGCCGTGATCTGCCGGCTCCGATTCCGCGTCACTCCCTGA
- the kdpB gene encoding potassium-transporting ATPase subunit KdpB — protein MPPADTRHVPPAPGAPPHPPATRPPRTRVRPANPLETERLAASAVEAVRKLHPRALAAKPVLFVVAVGSVLTTASALVHPSVFTWVISVWLWLTVIFANFAEAVAEGRGRARAESLRRARTETVALRLEHWTYGMNPRRAETEAVPPGELRPFDFVVVEAGRLIPADGEVVDGAAMVDESAVTGESAPVLRESGGDRSGVTGGTTVLSDSIVVRVTSHPGHSFIDRVIALVEGASRQKTPNEIALNILLAALTVIFVLVVVSLQPMAGYAGAAQSTTVLVALLVTLIPTTIGALLSAIGIAGMDRLVRRNVIAMSGRAVEAAGDVDTLLLDKTGTITLGNREASDFIPLPGVELPKLADAAQLSSLADGTPEGRSVVALAQRHGLRPPGEGELSNPRFVGFSARTRMSGVNLTWDNGAGCAIRKGATAQVADWVTMRGGTVPPEAAQWSASVSASGATPLLVAVHDGDGPRVLGIIRLKDVVKEGIRERFAELRSMGIRTVMVTGDNELTARAIAAEAGVDEYLAEATPEDKMALIKREQAGGKLVAMTGDGTNDAPALAQADVGVAMNTGTSAAKEAGNMVDLDSNPTKLIEIVEIGKQLLITRGALTTFSITNDVAKYFAIIPAMFASAYPDLEALNVMGLHSPTSAITAAIIFNALIIIALIPLALRGVRYRPASAHDLLRRNLAVYGLGGLVLPFVGIKLIDTLVSAVPGLG, from the coding sequence ATGCCTCCCGCCGACACCCGGCACGTCCCCCCGGCCCCCGGGGCCCCTCCGCACCCCCCGGCCACCCGGCCGCCCCGCACCCGCGTCCGCCCGGCGAACCCGCTGGAGACCGAGCGGCTCGCGGCCTCGGCCGTGGAGGCCGTACGCAAGCTCCATCCGCGCGCACTCGCCGCCAAGCCCGTCCTGTTCGTCGTCGCCGTCGGCTCCGTACTCACCACCGCGTCGGCACTCGTCCACCCGTCCGTCTTCACCTGGGTGATCAGTGTCTGGCTCTGGCTGACGGTGATCTTCGCCAACTTCGCGGAGGCGGTCGCCGAGGGGCGCGGCCGGGCCCGGGCGGAGTCCCTGCGCAGGGCGCGTACGGAGACCGTCGCGCTGCGGCTGGAACACTGGACGTACGGGATGAATCCGCGCCGCGCGGAGACCGAGGCGGTGCCCCCCGGCGAGCTGCGGCCCTTTGACTTCGTGGTCGTGGAGGCGGGCCGGCTGATCCCCGCCGACGGCGAGGTGGTCGACGGGGCCGCCATGGTGGACGAATCCGCCGTCACGGGCGAATCGGCGCCGGTGCTGAGGGAGTCGGGCGGGGACCGTTCCGGTGTCACCGGCGGTACGACCGTCCTGTCGGACTCGATCGTCGTACGGGTCACCTCGCACCCCGGGCACAGCTTCATCGACCGCGTGATCGCCCTGGTCGAGGGGGCCTCCCGGCAGAAGACCCCGAACGAGATCGCCCTCAACATCCTGCTGGCAGCCCTGACCGTCATCTTCGTCCTGGTGGTCGTCAGCCTCCAGCCGATGGCCGGATACGCCGGAGCCGCGCAGTCCACCACGGTTCTGGTCGCCCTCCTGGTCACGCTCATCCCCACCACCATCGGCGCGCTGCTCTCCGCGATCGGCATCGCGGGCATGGACCGGCTGGTCCGGCGGAACGTCATCGCGATGAGCGGCCGCGCGGTGGAGGCGGCCGGAGACGTGGACACGCTGCTGCTCGACAAGACGGGCACGATCACCCTCGGCAACCGTGAGGCGAGCGACTTCATCCCGCTGCCGGGAGTCGAGTTGCCGAAGCTGGCGGACGCCGCCCAGCTGTCCTCGCTCGCCGACGGGACCCCGGAAGGCCGGTCCGTGGTGGCCCTGGCCCAACGGCACGGTCTTCGGCCGCCGGGCGAGGGCGAGTTGAGCAACCCGAGGTTCGTCGGGTTCAGCGCCCGCACCCGGATGAGCGGCGTCAACCTGACCTGGGACAACGGCGCGGGCTGTGCGATCCGCAAGGGTGCGACGGCGCAGGTGGCCGACTGGGTGACGATGCGCGGCGGGACGGTGCCGCCCGAGGCCGCGCAGTGGTCCGCGTCCGTGTCCGCCTCCGGGGCGACGCCTCTGCTGGTCGCCGTCCACGACGGGGACGGTCCGCGCGTCCTCGGGATCATCCGCCTCAAGGACGTGGTCAAGGAGGGAATCCGGGAGCGTTTCGCGGAGCTGCGGAGCATGGGGATCCGCACGGTCATGGTGACCGGGGACAACGAGCTGACCGCGCGGGCGATCGCGGCCGAGGCAGGTGTGGACGAATATCTCGCGGAGGCGACGCCCGAGGACAAGATGGCTCTGATCAAGCGGGAGCAGGCGGGGGGCAAGCTGGTCGCGATGACCGGTGACGGGACGAATGATGCCCCGGCTCTGGCGCAGGCGGATGTCGGTGTGGCGATGAACACCGGTACTTCGGCCGCGAAGGAGGCCGGGAACATGGTGGACCTGGACTCCAATCCGACCAAGCTGATCGAGATCGTCGAGATCGGCAAGCAGCTCCTGATCACCCGCGGCGCACTCACCACGTTCTCCATCACCAATGACGTCGCGAAGTACTTCGCGATCATCCCGGCCATGTTCGCGTCGGCGTACCCGGACCTGGAGGCGCTGAACGTCATGGGCCTGCACAGTCCGACCTCGGCCATCACCGCCGCGATCATCTTCAACGCGCTGATCATCATCGCCCTGATCCCGCTCGCCCTGCGCGGGGTCCGCTACAGGCCCGCCTCGGCGCACGACCTGCTGCGCCGCAATCTCGCCGTGTACGGGCTGGGCGGCCTCGTCCTGCCGTTCGTCGGCATCAAGCTCATCGACACCCTGGTCTCCGCCGTCCCCGGCCTCGGCTGA
- a CDS encoding GNAT family N-acetyltransferase produces the protein MIELQPARLPDLTHWFPVGAPGVAALAEHVRATGSGRWWADRAVDPRVVAVSSGDHALLRGNPQALAPAALAPLASLRVQAPAHFLPALSTAFTRLDPGERMVYVHHTSALASRPPRGVAVRRLTAADATATAGPGGDARRLHATWGGPYPLAASGVAWGAFHRGGLLAVAGTCVLGSRYEDVAVLSPPDPRQHLALACVTALCADIAARGRIPTWTCSGDDRPGRLLAWRAGFRLEREYVEYATGDPVRTEEASGPDRARARA, from the coding sequence ATGATCGAACTCCAGCCCGCCCGTCTCCCCGATCTCACCCACTGGTTCCCCGTCGGGGCACCCGGCGTCGCGGCTCTCGCCGAGCATGTGCGCGCCACGGGCAGCGGTCGCTGGTGGGCCGACCGGGCCGTCGACCCACGGGTCGTGGCCGTCTCGTCCGGGGACCACGCGCTGCTGCGCGGCAACCCCCAGGCGCTCGCTCCTGCGGCTCTCGCCCCGCTGGCCTCCCTGCGCGTCCAGGCCCCCGCCCACTTCCTGCCGGCCCTGAGCACCGCCTTCACGCGCCTCGACCCGGGGGAGCGGATGGTCTACGTCCACCACACCTCCGCGCTTGCGTCACGTCCCCCGCGCGGCGTGGCCGTTCGGCGGCTCACGGCGGCGGACGCGACGGCGACGGCCGGACCCGGCGGCGACGCGCGACGCCTCCACGCGACCTGGGGCGGCCCGTACCCGTTGGCCGCGTCCGGGGTCGCCTGGGGCGCCTTCCACCGGGGCGGGCTGCTCGCGGTGGCGGGTACGTGTGTCCTGGGCAGCCGCTACGAGGACGTCGCCGTCCTCTCGCCCCCCGACCCGCGGCAGCACCTCGCGCTCGCCTGTGTCACGGCGCTCTGCGCGGACATCGCCGCCCGTGGGCGCATCCCCACCTGGACCTGTTCCGGCGACGACCGTCCCGGCCGGCTGCTCGCCTGGCGGGCCGGTTTCCGGCTTGAGCGCGAGTACGTCGAGTACGCCACCGGTGATCCGGTCCGGACCGAGGAGGCGTCAGGACCGGATCGCGCACGCGCACGCGCCTGA